Part of the Candidatus Thiothrix putei genome, AACCGGCGCGGGCGCAAGAACACCAACTGATCCCCAGCGGCTTCTATCGCGGGAATGTGCGCGGTGCGGTCAAAGTACAACATACCTTGCGAGCGAATCCGCTGGAAATCACTGATACCGTAGGGAAATTGGATCATAGTCACGACAACATTTTGGTTGGGGTATGCAGTGAGTTTAGCACGGGCAGACACAAGGCTGAGGTCATTCATGCAGCATCTCCGGTATCACTATCGACCAATTTATTTTTATCTAATGGGTTCTCTAGCTGATATAAATCGCAGATAAAAGTAACAGCAACTTCGATCATATCCATTGTTTCAGTTGGCTTAAGCCACACCTTTCCAGCTTCTATTTGAATACTAGACATATTGGTGATTAACCAATCTATGAAACATGCATTTTTATGGATAGTAAGATTTGGAAGCTCTATTCTCCAGCCTTTTTCTTCACAGAATGACTCTATATCATCAATTAGAAATAATGGACTCTCCGTTGCATATTGAACATAAGAACTATATTTAAAAACCCGAACCTCCTTATTATTTTTATTCCGCACGCATAAAATACGATTATTATTCGTAATTATATCCCAAACAGTTTTTACGTATGGATTAACATGATACGACCTTAAGTTATCTCCGCCCAACTCCCTTATTTTAAAACTCCCACCCCAAGAATAAATATTTGAATACTCACATGTTATATTTTTATATTTAACAAAATAATATCGCCACTTTCTTGAAAATGCATTTATCTTACATTCTTCTTTTAAGTATTGAAATATTATCTCATCAAGTCTTTCCATAGGAGATAGGTTAGAATCAATAGCACTGTATTTATCTAAAAAGTTAACAAGAAAATTCTTATTTTTTAGACCATACTCAGCTTTACTGTCAATATAATAAGCGAGAATAACATTCCAATTATTTTTACTACCAAAAAACCATAATCCATGCAATTTAGAGCCATTTATCCATATCTGATACTCTTCAAGACTTAATAATGCTCTTAAAATAAGTGAACAGTTTTGACTCCATATTTCATCAAATGATTTTGCACGTTGTTGAAAATTGACAACAAATTCACTACTGAAAATTTCTTCTGTTTCCGGCATGAAATTGTGAATAGCTCCCTTAACTTCAGGATGATCTTCAAGTTTAAAGATAACGTCTCTCAATGCTGGATATTGCGTTATCAATTTGGCTTTTTTGATTTCAGACTGAACGGAATATAACTGTTCGTTATTAATCAAAAAATATTCATGCGGTTTATCTTCTAGTGTCTTGTAAACATTTTCATCACAAGTTAGGCGGCATATGACATTTATACAATCGTGCATTTTTTTATCCTTCAAATCTGATGAAAATGAAATACCAGATTGTTTTCTTACCCTTATTAGTAAGTTCCTAATAACACGAACTAAATCATGCAAGTGATCATCACCTAGCTTTTTTTCATCAAAGTCATGATATACATAGGAGCCACTTGCAAAATTACATTTTCAGCGTGAACCTTCCTTCATCTGAAGGAAAAAAGAAGTGTGGGCTGCCGTTTTCGGCGATAATAGAAGCGTCAAAACAACCATTAAGCCCACGCTATGAATTCTACCGAACGCGCCCTGATTGCACAACGCTGGAGTTTGCTGCAAATTGAAATACTACCTTGCTTCAATGATGCCTTTGGCACATTGACCCCCAAGCTTGAAAAACTCATTCACGTACTGGAGCTGACGCGCATTGAAGATTTTGTGCGCTCTTTTCGTGATGGGTCTGGACGGCCAGCGACGGAGCGATCTTGGTTTGCCAATGCTTTTGTCGCCAAAAGCGTGCTCAATATTGTCAATACGCGAGCACTCATTGACCGGCTGCAAAACGATCGCTCCCTGCGACGCATCTGCGGGTTTCCCCTGACCAAGAAACTGCCTTCCGAATCCACCTTTTCACGTGCCTTCGCTGAATTTGCTGAACAGCGTTTAGCGGAACGTGTGCATGAAACGTTGGTGAAAACGTATTTGGGCGATGCGCTGATCGGCCACCTGTGTCGGGATTCAACAGCCATTGAGGCACGTGAACGGCCTGTTGCCGAGGAAAAGCCAAAGAAAAAACAAGGGCAAACACGGATTCAGCGCCAACGGGAACAGTCACTTCAGCAAGCACTCGATGAGATACCGGTTCAGTGTAACCGGGGGACGAAGAAGAATGCCCAAGGCTACAAGCACAGTTGGAACGGCTACAAACTGCATATCGATACCGCCGATTGTGGTGTCCCGATAGCAGCCATTCTGTCTTCCGCCTCCTTTCACGACAGCGGGGCAGCCATCCCACTCTCTCAAATCAGTGCCCAACGTGTGTAAACGGTCATTCTAGCCCGTCGTTGATATCCGCAAACAAATCCGAGCGCAATGGCTTATCCGCAAACCGTTGTTTCCAACATCTTGGCGTAAGGTCTTGCACCTGAGAAGCGGGATGCTCACTAACGCGCAACAGAACATCCATCAGATAGACATACGGGTTAATGTCATGCAGGCGGCAGGTGGTGATCAGGCTTTGGATGATGCCCACGTGTTCCGCGCCGAGTTCTGTCCAGCAGAACAACCAGTTTTTCCTGCCCATGGGGATGGGCCGCAGGGCGCGTTCGATGTGGTTGGTATCCATTGGCACGTCGGGATCTTCCAGAAACACGCGCAGTTCGTGTTCGCGGCGGATGACATAACCAAGGGCTTTGGTCAGCGGGTTGGAGGGGACTAAATCGGTACGTTGTAATTGGGTTTGGCACCATTCAAAGAACTGGTCGACCAACGGCTTGCTGTGGGTGAGGCGGTAGGTACGTTTGGCTTCCCCGTCGAGTTTTTTCTCGTTAATCTGGGCTTCGTGCTGATAGAGTGCCGCGATAGTGTCAAGGGCTTGGCGTACTGCTTGTGGTTCAGCGGTTTCGGCGGCAATGAAGGTGCGACGGCTGTGTACCCAGCATTGGGCATGGGTAATCTTGTCATTGGCGTTGACGTAACTGGCATAAGCACGGTAACCGTCGCTGAGCAGTGTGCCGCTGAACTGTTGGCGAAGAGTCTTTTCAATGTGTTGCCGCCCACGGCTGGCGGAGAAGGTGAAGACGATTTCGTCCTGATCCCCGTACAGCGGCCAGAAGTAGCCTTGCTTCATCTTGCCGTTGCCTGCGGGGCTGGCTTTGATGGGGGTTTCGTCCATCGCCAGCAGCTTGCTTTGCAGTACACTGGCGAGTTGCGCTTCGGCAATGGGTTTGAGCAGGTCGATGGCACGTTTCACCGCATTGGTCAGCGTCGTGCGGCTGAGGGTGATCCCCGCTTGGGTCAGGCGTTGGTGCTGGCGGTACAACGGCAGGTGGTACTGGAACTTGTCCACCAACATCCCCACCAAAAAGCTGACATCGGTGACACTACGTTCCAGCACGTTGGCGGGTGCAGGGCTGGGAAGTGGTGGGTTGCTGAGCGAAGCCGAAGCACTGCCCTTACGTTTGATGACCGGGCGCTCGTATTGCAGGATGAGGTATACTTTGCCCGTGAATAGCTGTTGAATAATGAGAAGCCCTCAAGCAAAGTACGGCTGTTATTGGCAACCGGTCGTCCTTTCCATGATCCAGATAGACTTCAGCGAATCCGATCAAACCGCCTTGAATGAGGGGCGTTACCGCCATGCCCACCCTCGCGTCCGCCAACGGATGGAAGTGTTGTGGCTAAAAAGCCAGGGAATGGCGCATGGGGACATTGAACGGCTGGCACAGGTGAGTTCAACGACGGTCACCCGTTATTTGAAACGTTACCAACAAGGTGGGATCGCTGCCTTGGAACAACTGGATTTCCGTCGCCCAACCCGCCGGTTGGAACCTTTCCGTGAGCCCCTGAAGAAACATTTTGAGAAGCATCCACCGACCCGGATCAGTCAGGCGATCGCTGATATACAGCGCTTAACCGGCCTTGAACTCAAGCGGGAAGCCGTGCGGCTATTCCTGCATGACTTGGGTTTGTCCGTCAGGAAGGTGGGGATGATACCGGCGAAAGCCGACCCTGCTGCCCAGGAGACTTTTAAAAAAAGAGCTGGAGCCGCGTCTTGAGGAGGCCAAGGCCGGAAAACGCGCCGTTTTCTTTGTCGACGCCGCCCATTTTGTCCTGGCCCCGTTTCTGGGGTTCCTGTGGTGTTTCACCCGGCTGTTCATCCGCGCCCCTGCCGGACGCCAGCGCTACAATGTCCTCGGTGCGTTGAATGCAGTCACCCATGAACTGGTCACCGTGACCAATGACAGTTACATCAACTCCCAAAGTGTTTGTCAGTTGCTTCGGCAAATCAAGGCATTGGCCCTGGATGTCCCGGTGACCTTGGTGATGGACAATGCCCGTTACCAGCGCTGTAGCCTGGTACAAACATTCGCCCAAACACTCGGGATCGAACTGTTGTTCCTACCCGCTTATTCCCCCAACCTGAACCTGATTGAGCGCCTCTGGAAGTTTGTGAAGAAGGAATGCCTGTATTCACGTTACCATGAAAACTTTACCGCGTTTGCGCAGGCCATTGATGCCTGTTTGGCACAAACCCACACTACGCATAAAAAAGCCTTGGACTCCTTGCTGACTCTCAACTTTCAGACCTTTGAGGAATCTGCAATTATGGGCGGTTGAAGTATAGCTGGCAGGGCGTTGCGCCACCCGATGGGTCACCTGGGTGCCGATCACCTCATACTGGTCAGCCTCTTCCCCCTGAAGTTCCGGCGGGGTGAGGTGAATCACCTTGACCGGGACATCGGCGGTAAAACGTAACCCGCAGTCATTCACGCAGTCATCCGGGCGCAGCTTGGGGGCTTTACCGCGTTGGTAGGTGACGGTAATGCTTTCACCCTCGGGTGCGGCAACCGGGGTGGCGGCGGGGGCAAACAACGGCAACTGCGCCACCGGTATCTCAACCGGACGCTTTTCCGATTTGCTGCCAAAGACCTGTTGCCTGAACCACACCAGTTGGCGTTTTAATTCAGAAACTGCCTGTTGCAGGACGGCATTGTCTGCACGTAACCCCGCATTTTCCTCACGCAACGCCAGCATTTCCGCCACAATCGGCGGCATGGGAACGCTGGTGTCAGACGGGGTGGATGGCTTTAAAATCATGGGCTTATTGTACCAGAATGTGGCTGCACAGGATACTGGTAACGCTTGAATTGTCTGGATTTTTGCACCTCAATGCCTGCTAAAATCAACTGCAAATCCGTCAGGGTCAGTTCGCGCTGCCCGCTAGTTGTCGGCTGCACCCGGTATTGCCCCTGCTCCAGGCGTTGGCTCCATAAGCAATAGCCGCTGGGTTCAAAATAGAGGATCTTCATCTGGGTTTTACGTAGGTTCACAAACACGAAATAATGCCCACTCAGGGGATTTTGCCCTAACTGGTTTTTCACCAAAGCGGTCAGCCCCGTAAAGCTTTTGCGCATGTCGGTGGCTTGGGTGCATAGCCAGATGCGGGCGGTGGCGGCGGGGGCAAACATCAGCGTTGGCTCAGGCGTAGTTCAACACCATTCCCCAAACTCAGCACAATGTGCCAGCCTTGCCCCAGCGCGGCATGACCCGCCGATAATGCTCCCAAGTCGATGAAGGTATTGGCGGGAACGGCTGGTTCCTCCACGCCATCTGCGGAGCGTAGACGCTGCCGCCATTGGCAAAAACTGGCGTAACCGATACTGTGCTGTTCACAAAATGCCGGGGCGGATAAGCCGCTGGCTTGCCATTGGCTAATGAGGGTTTGCCATTCGCTGGCACGGCGGTGAGGGCGTTTCATTGAGGTTTCCTTCGGTTGTTCAGGTTGGAAACCAGTTTAGGACGTGGAAATCGCGAGGGCTAGACGTGCTGAAATGGTCGCTTACCAACGTGTCACCAGTCTCTACGACCTGATGGATGCGGCCTATTGCAGTGCTGATTTGCACGAATACAGCCGTCATCTGGGGCATGTCCCTCTGATTGATCACAATCCTCGCGGCGGACAGAAAGAAGCGTTTGAACCTGCTGATGCCGAGCGTTACAAAATTCGCAGCACCGTAGAACGAACCAATGCCCGCCTGAAGGATGAATTTGGTGGTCGGAATGTGTGGGTGCAAGGTGCGCAAAAAGTTTACAGCCACTTGATGTTTGGGATTTTGGTGTTGAGTGCTGATCAACTGATGCGTGTCTTGTTATAAAGCGACTGGGTTTGAAAAAACACGGGAAGACTGACTGAAAAACAGGAGCAGTCGCATCGGTATGGGTGAAATTTAGCAAAAGTTACGGTAAAACTGAAAAAGCTCAGGTTTCGTTGGTCAAATTGAGTAAAAAATCGGCTGAATATGCGGCGTTCGGTCAATGCTGAAAATTGAGCAACTCAGTTTGTCGGATTTTGCAAGTCGCTCATAATTTATTATTGCAAACAAAATTAACTTGCTTTGATGATCAATTCTTTCTGTCCCCTTTTCTGTTTTCATGACTTTAGCAAGAAGATCAAAGTCTTTTGTAAACAAAGAAACTTTTCTTTCTTGATGTTCATGGGATAAAGTACGATCAATTAAAGACTTTATTATTTCTATTTTATTTAAAATCTTGAAAAGGCAGTGAATATTTCTTGGATGACCATCATACACTTCGTCAACAACAGCATAATCAATATCTGGATCACCATCATGATCATATTTGAAATTATGTATCTTTAATTTCCCACTATTGCTTTTTAAAAAATTGCCACTTTTAAAATAAAGCATTTCAGTGATATACCAAAAGAAACGCATGAATGACTTATCAATCGTCAAGTATTTAATACCACAAATTTCTTTTTCTTCAGCATATTTCCAAAAATTTTCAACCCAATCAGTTTCAATCTTATTTGAAAAATAGTCTTTTAGAGAATGCTTCTTTGACTCTTCTTTAAATGTTTCTTTTTCTAATTTATCAGATAAAAGTAGCTTTTCAAATTTTGACTTAAAATTTTCAAACGGTGTTAATGGAACACCTCTCGCATTCATTTTGATATATAAATCATCGGTTAACTTGAAATCATCAAGATTTATAAAATCGAATGTTATCTTATTAAGATTTACTAAAGAATCAATTTTTCCACAGAATTTCTCATGGATTGCATCCAGCATTACTAACATCGCCGATACTGTTGGGTCATGTTCCCAAGATGAAAAAAACCATGTGCAATCTTTGATTTTTTCACTAAGTTTTTTCTTGGATGTATTTTTTATTGTGATACTTCCAATACTATCAACCAGTGCTGTAATGAAATCTGTAGAACTTATTCTTGTTTCGTATCGAAATTTTTTCAGCTTATCCTTTTCATTCAAATACTTACCTCTTGCTGCTACATACCAATGCAATAGAAATAACGTTGTTAAACGTTGCTGACCATCTAAAGGAGTAAATATGAGCAGATTCTCATCAACAGAACCGTATATAAAATCAAGATGCAAACCAGTATCAATTTTTTTAATTATACAAGACAAAATGTCTTCTCTAATTCTTTCTTCTGATTTTCTTCCCTGGGCATAATCACGTTGGATCATAGGTATCACAATGGTATATTTATCGATAAGTTTATAAAAATTCATTTATTTTTACCTTCATCAGCTAGCAATGATGCTTCTAAAGTTACTTTAATGGCCTTTATATAATCATCCGCATCATTTTTACCCCAGTAATAAAACTGAGAGGGATATTTAGTAAAATATTTCATAAAGACATACCGAGTACATGGAGGGACAAAAATACGTGATCCAGCTTTATCAATATCAATAATATTTTGGCGTTTTACTATAAAAATTGAATTACTCAATTTTGTATTTGAACGACTATCCAATAATGCAAGATTACCTATTCCGTGTAGATTATGATGAAAGCATTTATCAAATAAGGAAAAAACCATATCTTTAATTTTTGAATACTGATCTATAATGTCACGACTAATTTCCTGCTCATCCTTAAGTTCACTTATTCCATTTAATTTTTCGTTTTCATCATCATAAAAATTTGATAATTCATGAATAATTTTATCAACTTCCTTTTTATCAACTTCACTTTGAAGATTTGTTTTTTCCTGCAACTCTTTTAAAACACCATGATGATCTTTAAACCAGCGTTCCCATTCCTTTTTGGTTTTCAACTCTTCAGAATTTTGAGCATGGATATGCTCCAAACTCCATGATATATTCTCACGATTATAATATCCAAATGGGAAGCGATATATTTTATTATTTTCATATTGAAGGGATGTATGCTTTATATTGAACCACAACAGAATATTTTTAATTAATTCCTTGTTTTTATCGTAACTTAATCCATCGATAAAATCCGATTTTGGCTTACTGAGTTCTAGTGTATTTTTTATCTTTTCTTTCAAATCCGTCTTAAAGTCAACTTTTGACTTAGTTTCATATTCTATCTTCAAGTCACTAATTTCACACTTTTTTGCTGCAATCAGAAAACCAACCATTTGATAAAGCTCATCATCTTCAAACCACTCTCTGAAAACTAAGTGATAATTCTTCACTTTCATCCATTCTTCATGAAGATCCTTTGATAATTGAATCCCATTTTTCGCTTTTAATTTACCGTAAAAGTACCTAAATGAATGGTCTTTATCACTTTTTTCTTGTTTTTTTGAAATCAAATCAAAGATAAACTCAATTCTGGTCGGTGTTTCGCACTTCTTCTTATTCAAAAAATACCAAAAATCATCATCTTGCAGAGAAAGTTCAATCGTATCCCACTCCATAGCTATTTCGAGTTGTTTACGTCTAATAGTTTCCGCATGATCACCAAAATTCTTTTGTTGCAAGAACAATGCTTTAATAAGTTCCGCATTGGTCAGTTGGATTTTTCCCATATTGAAGCGGGCAAAGACCTCATGTGAATCTTCTTCTTTATTAACATCATACCAA contains:
- a CDS encoding IS66 family insertion sequence element accessory protein TnpB, whose protein sequence is MKRPHRRASEWQTLISQWQASGLSAPAFCEQHSIGYASFCQWRQRLRSADGVEEPAVPANTFIDLGALSAGHAALGQGWHIVLSLGNGVELRLSQR
- a CDS encoding DUF262 domain-containing protein, with amino-acid sequence MNFYKLIDKYTIVIPMIQRDYAQGRKSEERIREDILSCIIKKIDTGLHLDFIYGSVDENLLIFTPLDGQQRLTTLFLLHWYVAARGKYLNEKDKLKKFRYETRISSTDFITALVDSIGSITIKNTSKKKLSEKIKDCTWFFSSWEHDPTVSAMLVMLDAIHEKFCGKIDSLVNLNKITFDFINLDDFKLTDDLYIKMNARGVPLTPFENFKSKFEKLLLSDKLEKETFKEESKKHSLKDYFSNKIETDWVENFWKYAEEKEICGIKYLTIDKSFMRFFWYITEMLYFKSGNFLKSNSGKLKIHNFKYDHDGDPDIDYAVVDEVYDGHPRNIHCLFKILNKIEIIKSLIDRTLSHEHQERKVSLFTKDFDLLAKVMKTEKGTERIDHQSKLILFAIINYERLAKSDKLSCSIFSIDRTPHIQPIFYSI
- a CDS encoding DUF262 domain-containing protein, with the protein product MSEQIANDKLVPVKDLLNKKFLIPSYQRGYRWTCRQVNDLLDDILEFSKNNVDSYYCLQPLIVKEIENGEYQGFWEVIDGQQRLTTIHIIFSYLSFKEKLPVCIDLENFEIRYETREQQGHSSAVFLKEINEKSKPEAENNVDFLHMFYAYNTIEKWCGIYEINVGDLLNNVKFIWYDVNKEEDSHEVFARFNMGKIQLTNAELIKALFLQQKNFGDHAETIRRKQLEIAMEWDTIELSLQDDDFWYFLNKKKCETPTRIEFIFDLISKKQEKSDKDHSFRYFYGKLKAKNGIQLSKDLHEEWMKVKNYHLVFREWFEDDELYQMVGFLIAAKKCEISDLKIEYETKSKVDFKTDLKEKIKNTLELSKPKSDFIDGLSYDKNKELIKNILLWFNIKHTSLQYENNKIYRFPFGYYNRENISWSLEHIHAQNSEELKTKKEWERWFKDHHGVLKELQEKTNLQSEVDKKEVDKIIHELSNFYDDENEKLNGISELKDEQEISRDIIDQYSKIKDMVFSLFDKCFHHNLHGIGNLALLDSRSNTKLSNSIFIVKRQNIIDIDKAGSRIFVPPCTRYVFMKYFTKYPSQFYYWGKNDADDYIKAIKVTLEASLLADEGKNK
- the tnpB gene encoding IS66 family insertion sequence element accessory protein TnpB (TnpB, as the term is used for proteins encoded by IS66 family insertion elements, is considered an accessory protein, since TnpC, encoded by a neighboring gene, is a DDE family transposase.); protein product: MFAPAATARIWLCTQATDMRKSFTGLTALVKNQLGQNPLSGHYFVFVNLRKTQMKILYFEPSGYCLWSQRLEQGQYRVQPTTSGQRELTLTDLQLILAGIEVQKSRQFKRYQYPVQPHSGTISP